In Bacteroidota bacterium, one DNA window encodes the following:
- a CDS encoding rhomboid family intramembrane serine protease, translating to MSSFNRSFRGGAGLGGFMARSPVIRTMLYVNVGVFLVEMLFGGLRLGGVSLEYLIQRYLYLYPPQSGNFYLWQPITYMFLHGGFMHILFNMIALIIFGPALEMTWGSRKTFIYYMLCGLGGGAAHILISPMISGGAGPLVGASGAIFGLLAAFGLMFPDQILLIQFFIPMKAKYAVLLYILFEVVSLPANDGVGHLAHLGGAVVGIIYLLFDGYKPSFARRSRSNSSVGMGAWQQPRTPFGGRRHVNDDDSTLDAEYEEIGSSRSKNASNVTSTMGRVITQEDIDRILDKIAASGYQNLTEDEREILFEASKKMDGR from the coding sequence ATGAGCAGTTTTAACCGTTCCTTCAGAGGCGGAGCAGGTCTTGGCGGATTCATGGCGAGGTCGCCGGTGATCCGTACGATGCTCTACGTCAATGTTGGAGTGTTTCTCGTCGAGATGCTCTTTGGGGGGCTGCGTTTGGGCGGAGTCTCGCTCGAGTATCTCATCCAGCGTTATCTCTATCTGTATCCCCCGCAGTCTGGTAATTTCTACCTGTGGCAGCCGATCACGTACATGTTTCTGCATGGCGGATTCATGCACATCTTATTTAATATGATCGCCCTGATCATCTTCGGTCCTGCACTCGAAATGACGTGGGGATCGCGAAAGACATTTATTTATTATATGCTCTGCGGTCTAGGCGGAGGTGCAGCACATATTCTCATTTCTCCGATGATCTCGGGCGGTGCCGGTCCGCTGGTCGGTGCATCCGGTGCGATCTTCGGTCTGCTTGCCGCATTTGGTTTGATGTTCCCCGATCAGATTCTGCTGATCCAGTTCTTCATCCCTATGAAGGCGAAGTATGCAGTACTGCTGTATATTTTGTTCGAAGTAGTATCGCTGCCAGCGAACGACGGTGTCGGGCATCTTGCACATCTCGGCGGGGCTGTCGTGGGTATTATTTATCTGTTGTTCGACGGCTACAAACCAAGCTTTGCACGGCGAAGTCGTTCCAACTCCTCTGTAGGAATGGGGGCATGGCAACAGCCTCGAACCCCGTTCGGCGGACGGCGTCATGTGAACGACGATGACTCGACGCTCGACGCCGAATATGAGGAGATCGGTTCGTCACGCAGCAAGAACGCGTCGAACGTCACCTCGACAATGGGTCGTGTCATCACGCAAGAAGATATCGATCGCATCCTCGACAAGATCGCCGCGTCGGGGTATCAGAACCTTACCGAAGACGAACGCGAGATACTCTTCGAAGCATCGAAGAAGATGGACGGACGCTGA
- a CDS encoding c-type cytochrome translates to MKQISTIKNYYRIASLLVLGSAGIAMIASGCNTQPKANAAEEKQAAAPAQSAVERGKYLVTAVGGCNDCHTPFKMGEHGPEPDMQHMLSGHPAEFKLTMADVPKVDNHKWAMIGSVTNTAFAGPWGISFAMNLTPDSVTGIGTWGEDLFVKTIRTGKHWATSRPIMPPMPQPAFSHMTDDDLKSIYAYLRTVPKVHNQVPDYIPPVQVQ, encoded by the coding sequence ATGAAACAGATATCTACTATCAAAAACTACTATCGTATTGCGAGCTTACTCGTGCTCGGTTCTGCCGGTATCGCGATGATCGCATCCGGTTGCAACACTCAGCCGAAGGCTAACGCCGCCGAAGAAAAGCAGGCCGCTGCCCCCGCTCAGTCGGCCGTCGAACGTGGGAAATACCTCGTTACCGCAGTCGGAGGTTGCAACGATTGTCACACTCCGTTCAAAATGGGGGAGCATGGACCGGAGCCGGACATGCAGCACATGCTGAGCGGCCACCCCGCAGAGTTCAAGCTGACAATGGCCGATGTTCCGAAGGTCGACAATCACAAGTGGGCAATGATCGGCTCGGTTACCAATACTGCCTTTGCCGGACCGTGGGGTATTTCGTTCGCAATGAACCTCACGCCCGATAGCGTCACCGGTATCGGCACGTGGGGTGAGGATCTGTTTGTCAAGACGATCCGTACCGGCAAGCATTGGGCGACGTCACGCCCGATCATGCCCCCGATGCCGCAGCCTGCATTTTCGCACATGACGGATGACGACCTTAAATCGATCTATGCCTATCTACGTACTGTACCAAAAGTTCACAACCAGGTGCCGGATTACATCCCGCCGGTACAAGTTCAGTAA
- a CDS encoding TetR/AcrR family transcriptional regulator, which translates to MAKHENEETRKQQILTAAAKCIARYGYYTTSVDIIAKEAKLSKGAIYWYYKSKEEVFVALSEWRWKQNVEYMEALEAKSTTFREFLNTMVEATSQFILSVTYELRTIHELNALATENAELRRVLVGNDLAMHKIFVRVLKRFVKSGELRKNIKPDEAATYMRCVVDGFAIHAGRENAPLLAKTMKTAFLSFYLDLKA; encoded by the coding sequence ATGGCGAAACACGAGAACGAAGAGACACGAAAGCAGCAGATCCTCACCGCGGCTGCGAAATGCATTGCACGATACGGATACTATACCACATCGGTCGACATCATCGCGAAAGAGGCGAAGCTCAGCAAAGGTGCTATTTATTGGTATTACAAGAGCAAGGAAGAAGTCTTCGTCGCCCTTTCGGAGTGGCGCTGGAAACAGAATGTCGAGTATATGGAAGCGCTGGAGGCTAAGTCCACCACGTTCAGGGAATTCTTAAATACGATGGTCGAAGCCACCTCGCAGTTCATTCTGAGTGTAACCTATGAGCTCCGGACGATCCACGAACTTAATGCCCTTGCCACCGAGAATGCAGAGCTCCGCCGGGTGCTCGTCGGCAACGATCTGGCCATGCATAAAATATTCGTCCGTGTCCTGAAACGCTTTGTGAAATCGGGCGAGCTCCGGAAAAATATTAAGCCGGACGAGGCGGCAACCTATATGCGCTGCGTCGTGGACGGCTTTGCCATTCACGCCGGCCGCGAAAATGCCCCCCTCCTTGCCAAAACCATGAAAACCGCCTTTCTCTCGTTTTACCTCGATCTGAAGGCCTGA
- the ispG gene encoding flavodoxin-dependent (E)-4-hydroxy-3-methylbut-2-enyl-diphosphate synthase: protein MELPIVSTQTGLDSFQNHRRKSRRVMVGNVPVGGGAPISVQTMTKTKTGDVKATLEQIHRAEEAGVDIVRVTVNDWEAAEGIADIVKGTTMPIVADIHFNHVFAIKALEAGVAKVRLNPGNIGSIERIHQVLGLAKERRTPIRIGVNSGSLEKDILEKYGYPTAEALFESAMRHVNICEDFGFGDIIISVKSTDVRLMIAAYRLIAERTDYPLHLGVTEAGTIRVGTIKSAVGIGTLLAEGIGDTIRVSLTDEPEREVEVGKEILRSLSLASRNVEIIACPTCGRLEIDLFKVCDELERATAHYKKPVKVAILGCVVNGPGEAAEADIGIAAGQGVGILYRKGEVVRRIKEEEIVPVLLEEIEKFQPVGE from the coding sequence ATGGAATTACCGATCGTTTCCACCCAGACCGGACTTGATAGTTTTCAAAATCACCGCCGCAAATCGCGTCGGGTGATGGTCGGCAATGTGCCGGTCGGTGGCGGCGCTCCGATCTCGGTGCAGACGATGACGAAGACGAAGACCGGCGATGTCAAAGCAACGCTCGAACAGATCCACCGCGCCGAAGAGGCCGGTGTCGATATCGTTCGCGTGACGGTCAACGATTGGGAAGCAGCAGAGGGGATTGCGGACATTGTAAAAGGCACAACAATGCCGATCGTCGCGGACATCCATTTCAACCATGTATTCGCGATCAAAGCGCTTGAGGCTGGGGTCGCAAAGGTCCGACTCAATCCGGGCAATATCGGATCCATCGAACGTATCCACCAAGTACTCGGGCTCGCGAAAGAACGCCGCACACCGATTAGAATCGGTGTGAATTCCGGCTCGCTCGAAAAGGATATTCTCGAAAAGTATGGCTACCCGACCGCCGAAGCGCTGTTCGAATCGGCGATGCGCCACGTGAATATCTGCGAAGACTTCGGCTTCGGTGATATTATCATCAGCGTGAAGTCCACAGACGTTCGTCTCATGATCGCTGCATATCGGTTGATCGCCGAACGTACGGATTATCCGTTGCATCTCGGAGTAACCGAAGCCGGTACGATCCGAGTCGGCACGATCAAGTCCGCCGTCGGGATCGGTACGTTGCTTGCCGAAGGAATCGGCGACACGATTCGCGTCTCACTTACCGACGAGCCGGAACGTGAAGTTGAAGTCGGAAAAGAGATTCTGCGTTCGCTCTCGCTTGCCAGCCGCAACGTCGAGATCATTGCATGCCCGACATGCGGACGCCTCGAGATCGACCTATTCAAGGTCTGTGACGAACTCGAGCGTGCAACCGCGCACTACAAGAAGCCGGTGAAGGTTGCGATTCTTGGATGTGTTGTAAATGGTCCGGGCGAAGCTGCCGAGGCTGATATCGGTATTGCTGCTGGACAGGGCGTTGGCATTCTTTACCGAAAAGGAGAAGTTGTTCGTCGCATCAAGGAGGAAGAGATTGTCCCCGTCCTCCTTGAAGAGATCGAAAAATTCCAGCCGGTAGGGGAATAA
- a CDS encoding IgGFc-binding protein, with protein sequence MKTQRYLLMLPLFVTMLIPISTLGQSANSGKDFWLAFPQNARFERFAGERFRVFISGTEGTNGRIKEYATGTQTEFTIPASGIAEISIDTSAELTSQGVHKASAHVTASAPVSIVAVSYRPASMDSYCAIPTPQLGHDYAVIGYDSIPGLDHYHTQCDVIAAEDGTSITLQYPSSVHDAHLIRSSTLERGEVLHLGGDEVHADITGTMIHSNKPVAVITGHTCAQVPSDVYYCDLLMEMIPSSDKLGQTFAIAPFKWQVASSIRVVAMEDNTIVKLGGNVVATLTRGSYYQNDAIRQATMLETSHSTYAMQYMHGSDEAQDSYAAADPSMLSLIPIERMPTVITSAIPAIHPGGGTVAPDDQNASWQDLVNIVTRSEDLLTLKLNGHSVDASSVVPIAGSDLVVVTIPVRPGKIELSGAPFAAYSYGVGRKENAYESYAMTLGMNLE encoded by the coding sequence ATGAAAACTCAACGATACCTCCTTATGCTTCCCCTGTTCGTTACGATGCTCATCCCGATCTCCACGTTAGGCCAAAGCGCCAATAGCGGCAAAGACTTCTGGCTCGCCTTCCCGCAAAACGCCCGATTCGAGCGATTTGCCGGAGAGCGTTTCCGTGTCTTTATTTCGGGCACAGAGGGCACGAACGGAAGGATTAAGGAATATGCAACCGGCACACAAACAGAATTCACGATCCCGGCCTCGGGCATCGCTGAAATATCGATCGATACATCCGCGGAGCTGACCAGCCAGGGGGTTCATAAGGCCTCGGCCCATGTCACGGCTTCTGCGCCTGTCTCGATTGTTGCCGTCAGCTATCGGCCCGCGAGCATGGATAGCTACTGCGCAATCCCCACACCCCAGTTGGGACATGACTACGCAGTCATTGGCTACGACTCTATCCCAGGTTTGGATCACTACCACACCCAGTGTGATGTGATTGCAGCGGAGGATGGCACCTCAATCACACTCCAATACCCCAGTTCGGTACATGATGCACATCTCATCCGGAGTTCTACCCTTGAGCGAGGCGAAGTGCTTCATCTCGGTGGCGACGAGGTCCATGCCGATATCACAGGAACGATGATTCATTCGAACAAGCCGGTTGCCGTTATCACCGGCCATACTTGTGCGCAAGTCCCATCAGACGTGTACTATTGCGACCTCCTGATGGAAATGATTCCCAGCTCGGATAAACTCGGACAAACGTTCGCCATTGCTCCGTTCAAATGGCAAGTAGCTTCAAGCATCCGTGTCGTGGCGATGGAAGACAATACAATCGTGAAGCTGGGCGGGAACGTCGTTGCTACACTGACTCGCGGCAGTTACTATCAGAACGATGCAATCCGCCAGGCGACCATGCTCGAAACGAGCCATTCGACATACGCAATGCAATACATGCATGGGAGCGATGAAGCACAAGACTCATATGCTGCCGCCGATCCGTCCATGCTTAGTCTGATACCCATCGAACGAATGCCGACGGTCATTACATCGGCCATTCCCGCGATCCATCCGGGTGGTGGAACGGTCGCACCCGACGATCAGAATGCCTCCTGGCAGGACTTGGTAAATATTGTTACCCGATCAGAAGATCTCTTAACATTGAAGCTCAACGGACATTCAGTCGATGCATCGTCCGTCGTTCCGATCGCAGGGAGCGATCTCGTGGTCGTGACTATTCCGGTTCGACCAGGAAAAATCGAACTGAGCGGTGCACCGTTCGCCGCATATTCGTACGGTGTCGGGCGAAAGGAGAATGCGTACGAATCCTATGCGATGACGCTTGGGATGAACCTAGAATAA